One Glycine max cultivar Williams 82 chromosome 6, Glycine_max_v4.0, whole genome shotgun sequence DNA segment encodes these proteins:
- the LOC100809355 gene encoding polyadenylate-binding protein-interacting protein 5, with protein sequence MKSTMAGRVRSCLNPHAASFVPLFKRDDDEAPPQPHQHQHILESSLQLKKTNPSPPPQLDVTELIEEDADLDIELLKIMFPDFAEQSLRDVYFVNYADLNAAIDMLDHLKFDCDESSKTLDIGSVSESAPSAGSGSPKLNNTAAKASAS encoded by the exons ATGAAGTCCACAATGGCAGGAAGAGTAAGGTCTTGTTTGAATCCACATGCAGCCTCATTTGTTCCGCTCTTTAAAAGGGATGATGATGAGGCACCTCCTCAACCTCATCAGCATCAGcacattcttgaatcttctttgCAATTGAAGAAGACCAACCCTTCACCACCACCGCAGCTGGATGTGACAGAGTTGATAGAGGAAGATGCTGACTTGGACATTGAATTACTGAAGATAATGTTTCCTGATTTTGCTGAACAATCCCTTAGAGATGTTTACTTTGTTAACTATGCTGATCTCAATGCTGCTATTGACATGCTTGACCATCTTAAG TTTGATTGTGATGAGTCTTCTAAGACACTGGATATTGGCAGTGTTTCAGAATCTGCACCATCAGCTGGTTCCGGTTCTCCGAAACTGAACAATACAGCAGCTAAAGCTAGTGCTTCGTGA
- the LOC102660748 gene encoding uncharacterized protein → MKGKRFSLNPYVPLSKWNAEKDSKNHDDEAHPQPQHLLQSKAKNMPQSLQNVSEWEVQQADLELGYLKSAFLDSAKQSLSDAYSANNSDLDNSIDLLHHFDDEINDDKFSVRH, encoded by the exons ATGAAAGGAAAAAGGTTTTCATTGAATCCATATGTTCCACTCTCTAAATGGAATGCAGAAAAAGATTCCAAGAATCATGATGATGAGGCACATCCTCAACCTCAGCACCTTCTTCAATCGAAGGCTAAAAACATGCCTCAGTCTTTGCAGAATGTGTCAGAATGGGAAGTGCAACAAGCTGACCTGGAACTTGGATATCTAAAGTCGGCATTTCTTGATTCTGCTAAACAGTCCCTTAGTGATGCATACTCGGCAAACAATTCTGATCTGGATAATTCAATTGACTTGCTCCACCACTTTGATGATGAg ATTAATGATGATAAGTTTTCTGTGAGACACTGA